A single Arachidicoccus sp. BS20 DNA region contains:
- a CDS encoding chaperone modulator CbpM, with product MDNHLIPVQHLCTHYHAEVSFVQSLHDYGLIELTTIEESYFVDEEQLKAVERMIHLHYDLDINIEGIDAIQHLINRVDDLNKELTALRNKLRRYE from the coding sequence ATGGATAATCATTTAATTCCCGTGCAGCACCTTTGCACACATTATCATGCGGAAGTTTCATTTGTACAATCGTTACACGACTATGGCTTGATTGAACTCACAACAATTGAAGAAAGTTATTTTGTAGATGAGGAGCAACTCAAAGCCGTCGAGCGCATGATTCATTTGCATTATGACCTTGACATAAATATTGAAGGCATTGATGCCATTCAACACTTAATAAATCGAGTGGATGATTTGAATAAAGAATTAACTGCGCTTAGAAACAAGCTGCGCCGTTACGAATAA
- a CDS encoding DnaJ C-terminal domain-containing protein codes for MDYIDYYKILGVNKNASEADIKKAYRKLARQYHPDLNPNNDEAKKKFQQINEANEVLSDPEKRKKYDQYGKDWAHAEAFEKARSEQQSYSQQNYQGGTSFNDFGGEYDFSDFFSSMFGGGESRGRRSRTQFRGQDINAEFGLDLKDAYKTHKQVFTVNGKNIRITIPAGIENDQTIKLAGHGSEGINGGPNGDLYITFKISNSTAFRRQGNDLFLDVELPLYTAVLGGEQIVETFDGKVKLKVLPETQNGTKVKLKGKGFPVYKHDGTFGDLYVTYQIKLPTHLTEKEKALFTELSKLRSNG; via the coding sequence ATGGACTACATAGATTACTATAAAATTCTCGGTGTAAATAAGAACGCTTCAGAAGCCGATATTAAAAAAGCATACCGAAAATTGGCGCGCCAATATCATCCCGATTTAAACCCGAACAACGACGAAGCGAAGAAGAAATTTCAACAAATCAACGAAGCAAACGAAGTCTTGAGCGATCCCGAAAAGCGCAAGAAATACGACCAGTATGGCAAAGACTGGGCGCACGCCGAAGCATTTGAAAAAGCCCGTAGCGAGCAACAGAGCTATTCACAACAAAATTATCAGGGCGGTACAAGCTTCAACGACTTCGGCGGCGAGTATGATTTTTCGGATTTCTTTTCGTCCATGTTTGGCGGCGGCGAATCTCGCGGAAGACGAAGCCGTACACAGTTTCGGGGGCAAGATATTAACGCAGAGTTTGGTCTCGATTTGAAAGACGCATACAAAACACACAAGCAAGTTTTTACAGTAAACGGAAAAAATATCCGCATTACCATTCCCGCAGGAATTGAAAATGACCAGACCATAAAGCTTGCCGGACATGGCAGCGAAGGCATTAACGGCGGACCAAACGGCGATTTGTACATTACGTTCAAAATCAGTAATAGCACGGCTTTCAGACGGCAGGGAAATGATTTATTTCTCGATGTTGAATTGCCTTTATACACAGCCGTTCTCGGCGGCGAACAAATTGTGGAAACCTTCGACGGCAAAGTAAAACTCAAAGTTTTGCCCGAAACACAAAATGGCACAAAAGTAAAACTCAAAGGCAAAGGATTTCCCGTTTACAAGCACGACGGAACTTTCGGCGATTTGTATGTAACATATCAAATCAAGTTGCCTACACATTTGACCGAAAAAGAAAAAGCATTATTTACCGAACTCTCAAAATTGCGCAGCAATGGATAA
- a CDS encoding Crp/Fnr family transcriptional regulator, with protein sequence MEELTNFILQFGNLNTQQIELIAKKAMEIELHRDAYFSEAGKVPRQVGFILEGILRVCYYDNKGEEVTKYFIDENHLIVDWHHFESNIAASEYVQAVTDCKMLIFSKQHWEELSDTIVGWDNIVHKIIRKALSEKLDRRSPLVSEDATTRYLTFIEKFPSIANRVPLSYIASYLGITQSSLSRIRKNIR encoded by the coding sequence ATGGAAGAACTCACAAATTTCATTTTACAGTTCGGCAATTTGAACACGCAACAAATTGAATTGATTGCAAAAAAAGCAATGGAAATAGAATTGCACAGAGACGCATATTTTTCCGAGGCAGGAAAAGTTCCCCGGCAAGTCGGCTTTATTTTGGAAGGTATTTTGCGCGTGTGTTATTATGACAATAAAGGCGAAGAAGTTACGAAGTATTTTATTGATGAAAATCATTTGATTGTGGATTGGCATCATTTTGAATCAAACATCGCTGCATCCGAATATGTGCAGGCAGTCACGGATTGTAAAATGCTGATATTTTCTAAACAACATTGGGAAGAACTTTCCGATACGATTGTTGGCTGGGATAATATTGTGCACAAAATTATCCGAAAAGCATTGTCTGAAAAATTAGACAGAAGAAGTCCATTGGTTTCGGAAGATGCAACTACACGTTATCTCACGTTTATAGAAAAATTTCCATCCATTGCAAACCGCGTTCCGCTTTCTTATATCGCGTCTTACTTAGGCATTACGCAATCGTCGCTGAGCAGGATAAGAAAAAATATCCGTTAA
- the hypD gene encoding hydrogenase formation protein HypD, translating to MKYLTEYRDADVVEKYINELHKITTQHWNIMEVCGGQTHSLVKNGLLSMMPDKINMIHGPGCPVCVTPLNLIDKAIYLAEEKNVILCSFGDMLRVPGSKKSLLEAKANGADVRILYSPLEAVKIAKDNPNREVVFFAVGFETTAPANALSVLHAAREGLKNYSILTSHVLVPPAMEAILSDDTNIVQGFLGAGHVCTIMGLEEYYPIVENYKTPIVVTGFEPVDLLQGIVMLIKQLEKGEYKLENQYSRVVNENGNEAARNIMEQVFETSSREWRGIGTIPYSGFDVKKELEQFDANKKFTINIPKAEESKECIAGEVLRGKKKPNQCPMFGTKCTPTFPLGAPMVSSEGACAAYYHFSQAGELQEA from the coding sequence ATGAAATACTTAACTGAATACCGCGACGCAGACGTTGTTGAAAAATACATCAACGAGTTGCACAAAATAACCACGCAACATTGGAACATTATGGAAGTGTGCGGCGGGCAAACACACTCTTTGGTAAAAAATGGTTTGCTTTCGATGATGCCCGACAAAATCAATATGATTCACGGACCGGGCTGTCCTGTGTGCGTTACGCCATTGAACCTGATTGACAAAGCCATTTATCTGGCGGAAGAAAAAAACGTCATTCTTTGTTCTTTCGGCGATATGCTGCGCGTGCCGGGAAGCAAAAAAAGTTTGCTCGAAGCCAAAGCCAACGGCGCCGATGTTCGTATTTTATATTCGCCTTTGGAAGCCGTAAAAATTGCCAAAGACAACCCCAATCGTGAAGTGGTTTTCTTCGCCGTAGGTTTTGAAACCACAGCGCCGGCAAATGCTCTGAGCGTGTTGCACGCGGCACGCGAAGGCTTGAAAAATTATTCCATTCTCACTTCGCACGTTCTTGTTCCGCCTGCGATGGAAGCCATTCTTAGCGACGATACCAACATTGTGCAAGGCTTTCTCGGCGCGGGACACGTTTGCACCATTATGGGCTTGGAAGAATATTATCCCATTGTGGAAAATTATAAAACGCCGATTGTGGTTACGGGCTTTGAACCTGTTGATTTGCTGCAAGGCATTGTAATGTTGATTAAACAACTGGAAAAAGGCGAATACAAATTAGAAAATCAATACAGTCGCGTGGTAAATGAAAATGGAAATGAAGCTGCGCGAAATATAATGGAACAAGTGTTTGAAACGTCCAGCCGCGAGTGGCGCGGCATCGGTACCATTCCTTACAGCGGCTTTGATGTGAAAAAAGAACTGGAACAATTTGATGCGAATAAAAAATTTACCATCAACATTCCAAAAGCCGAAGAAAGCAAAGAATGTATTGCGGGCGAAGTGTTGCGCGGCAAAAAGAAACCGAACCAATGTCCCATGTTTGGAACGAAGTGTACGCCCACTTTTCCGCTTGGCGCGCCAATGGTTTCCAGCGAAGGCGCGTGCGCCGCATATTATCATTTTTCGCAGGCGGGAGAATTGCAGGAAGCGTAA
- a CDS encoding HypC/HybG/HupF family hydrogenase formation chaperone, producing the protein MCLAIPGKIQSIETIHNGTVRMAKVSFGGIVKEASLEMLPTADVGDYVLVHVGVAISKVDEAEAAKSFEYLKDIGEIDELIEHTQV; encoded by the coding sequence ATGTGTTTAGCAATTCCCGGAAAAATTCAAAGCATCGAAACCATTCACAACGGAACGGTGCGCATGGCAAAAGTGTCGTTTGGCGGCATCGTTAAAGAAGCGAGTTTGGAAATGTTGCCGACTGCCGATGTGGGCGATTATGTACTCGTACACGTTGGCGTTGCCATCAGTAAAGTTGATGAAGCTGAAGCGGCAAAGTCGTTTGAATATTTAAAAGACATCGGCGAAATTGATGAGCTGATTGAACATACGCAAGTGTAA
- a CDS encoding GxxExxY protein, whose amino-acid sequence MTENEISYKIRGAIFQVYNKLGPGLLESAYEATLKYELEKEGLNVQSQVALPLIYDEIKMDVGYRIDLLVENKVIIEIKSVENLTEVHHKQVITYLKISGKKLGILVNFNSTEIDKSIFRKVNGL is encoded by the coding sequence ATGACTGAAAATGAAATTTCATACAAAATCAGAGGCGCCATTTTTCAAGTATATAATAAATTAGGACCGGGTCTGTTGGAATCAGCTTACGAAGCAACTTTGAAATATGAATTAGAAAAAGAAGGATTAAACGTTCAATCACAAGTTGCCTTGCCGCTTATTTATGATGAAATAAAAATGGACGTAGGTTACAGAATAGATTTGTTAGTTGAAAATAAAGTAATAATAGAAATTAAGTCTGTTGAAAATTTGACAGAAGTTCATCACAAACAAGTAATCACTTATCTAAAAATATCAGGAAAGAAATTAGGCATCTTAGTAAATTTTAATAGTACAGAAATAGACAAATCAATATTTAGAAAAGTAAATGGATTATAA
- the hypF gene encoding carbamoyltransferase HypF → MESTFAIQLNGIVQGVGFRPFVYRSAKTFGITGFVRNDKDGVFIEASGKNVEAFYHHILENAPQQAKIISHSFQKTETKNYPDFRIIESEAKQNNKQLFITPDFAMCENCRKELHDENNRRYHYPFITCTDCGARYSILKKLPFDRENTSMQMFHQCDECLQEYNDASDIRFYSQTNSCKKCGITLSFYNNKNELLSQDVEEILQQINVALQSGKIIAAKGIGGFLLLCDANNEQAVKTLRARKHRPTKPFAVMYPNLQQIENDYEVSEVEKEMLQSAAAPIVLLQPKSPLLGGFRGAAPKLNRVGVFLPYAPLLELILSKFNKPVIATSANISGDSIVYDNEKALQDLPQLADFILLNNRDITMPQDDSVIQFSSKTKTKIILRNGRGFAPIHFLNCQTHKTIFASGALLKSSFALAQNDSIYVSQYLGSTDEYDTQQTYKKVAENFLNLTSAKIETIVCDKHPDYFSTQFAKQKSEEQNISLQQIQHHKAHFAAVLAENNLLENNEKMLGVVWDGTGLGDDEQIWGGDFFSYQNKKIERVCHFEYVPNLLGDKMAKEPRLSALSFCKGMADDILKEKFTGQEWNYFQKILNNKYEIVTSSCGRLFDAVAALLNLCDKQSYEGEAALYLENLATENWKKFSNFMEDYDVHFDEEKISVQTILKQIISDIKCGENKGKIALKFHLSLVEMIETVARKNEFKKIAFSGGVFQNSLLVDLIKIKLEKKYQLFFHQKLSPNDENISFGQVIFPLIAQIDTE, encoded by the coding sequence ATGGAATCAACTTTTGCCATACAACTCAACGGAATTGTGCAAGGCGTGGGCTTTCGTCCGTTTGTATATAGAAGCGCGAAAACCTTTGGTATCACAGGCTTTGTGCGCAACGATAAAGACGGCGTTTTCATAGAAGCAAGCGGGAAAAATGTGGAAGCATTTTATCATCATATTTTAGAAAATGCGCCGCAGCAAGCAAAAATTATTTCCCATTCATTTCAAAAAACGGAAACAAAAAATTATCCTGATTTCCGAATTATAGAAAGCGAAGCAAAGCAAAACAATAAGCAACTTTTTATCACGCCGGATTTTGCGATGTGCGAAAATTGCCGCAAAGAATTACACGATGAAAATAATCGTCGCTATCATTATCCGTTCATCACTTGCACCGACTGCGGTGCGCGCTATTCTATTTTAAAAAAATTGCCTTTCGACAGGGAAAATACATCGATGCAAATGTTTCATCAATGCGATGAATGTTTGCAGGAATACAACGATGCGAGCGATATTCGTTTTTATTCGCAAACAAATTCCTGTAAGAAATGCGGCATTACGCTTTCCTTTTACAACAACAAAAACGAATTGCTTTCACAAGACGTTGAAGAAATTTTACAACAAATAAATGTTGCATTGCAATCAGGCAAAATCATTGCAGCAAAAGGCATCGGCGGATTTTTACTTTTGTGCGATGCGAATAATGAACAAGCCGTAAAAACATTACGCGCCCGCAAACACAGACCCACAAAGCCTTTCGCCGTAATGTATCCGAATTTGCAGCAAATAGAAAATGATTACGAAGTAAGCGAGGTTGAAAAAGAAATGTTGCAAAGTGCAGCCGCACCAATCGTTTTGCTGCAACCAAAGTCCCCCCTTTTGGGGGGATTTAGGGGGGCTGCGCCGAAGCTCAATCGCGTTGGCGTGTTCCTGCCTTACGCGCCTTTGTTGGAATTGATTCTTTCAAAATTCAATAAGCCTGTAATCGCAACAAGCGCCAACATTAGCGGCGACAGCATTGTTTACGACAATGAAAAAGCCTTGCAGGATTTACCGCAATTAGCCGATTTTATTTTATTGAACAACCGCGACATTACCATGCCGCAAGACGATAGCGTTATTCAGTTTTCTTCAAAGACAAAAACGAAAATTATCTTGCGCAATGGACGTGGATTTGCGCCAATTCATTTTTTAAATTGTCAAACTCATAAAACTATTTTCGCAAGCGGCGCGTTATTGAAAAGCAGTTTTGCACTCGCGCAAAACGATAGCATTTATGTAAGTCAATATCTAGGCAGCACCGATGAATACGATACGCAACAGACATATAAAAAAGTCGCGGAAAACTTTTTGAACCTGACTTCCGCGAAGATTGAAACGATAGTTTGCGACAAGCATCCCGATTATTTTTCCACACAATTTGCGAAGCAAAAAAGCGAAGAACAAAATATTTCGTTACAACAAATACAGCATCACAAAGCGCATTTCGCGGCTGTGCTGGCAGAAAATAATTTGTTGGAAAACAATGAAAAAATGCTCGGCGTGGTTTGGGACGGAACCGGACTTGGCGATGATGAACAAATTTGGGGCGGCGATTTTTTTTCTTATCAAAATAAAAAAATAGAACGAGTTTGTCATTTTGAATATGTGCCAAATTTGTTAGGCGATAAAATGGCGAAAGAGCCGCGTTTGTCTGCATTGAGTTTTTGTAAAGGAATGGCAGATGATATTTTGAAAGAAAAATTTACCGGGCAGGAATGGAACTATTTTCAAAAAATATTAAATAATAAATATGAAATAGTAACTTCTTCCTGCGGAAGACTGTTCGACGCCGTTGCAGCATTGTTAAACTTGTGCGACAAACAGAGCTATGAAGGCGAAGCCGCGTTGTACTTAGAAAATTTAGCAACGGAAAATTGGAAAAAATTTTCTAATTTTATGGAAGATTATGATGTGCATTTTGATGAAGAAAAAATTTCTGTTCAAACAATTCTCAAACAAATTATCAGCGACATTAAGTGCGGCGAAAATAAAGGAAAGATTGCATTAAAATTTCATCTCAGTTTGGTAGAAATGATTGAAACGGTTGCTCGTAAAAACGAGTTCAAAAAAATTGCATTCAGCGGCGGGGTGTTTCAAAACAGTTTGTTGGTAGATTTAATAAAAATAAAATTGGAAAAGAAATACCAATTGTTTTTTCATCAAAAATTATCGCCGAATGATGAGAATATCTCGTTCGGACAAGTGATTTTCCCGCTGATTGCGCAGATAGACACAGAATAA
- a CDS encoding class I SAM-dependent methyltransferase codes for MKTTKKIVEPDNTAVRTALWRALHVLADDKPHIIEDTIGLKLIAPNDDWQERPDMKYTKRLRASIVARARFIEDLIIEESKQIYQYVILGAGLDTFAQRRKEIASQLEIFEIDQPDTLTWKQQRLTELGFDVPKNLHFVPVDFEKENWYDRLLKAGFDKNKPAVIACTGVTLYLTKEAILETLKRIATLASGSTLAMSFYLPMNLLDEEDKPMQEIAEKGAREAGTPMLSFFTPEEILKLADDAGFKEAKTISTKDMEQLYFANRTDDFLPASGEVFLVAKI; via the coding sequence ATGAAAACAACTAAAAAAATAGTCGAACCGGATAACACCGCCGTAAGAACCGCGCTGTGGCGCGCTTTACACGTTTTGGCGGACGATAAACCGCATATTATTGAAGATACAATCGGACTGAAATTAATTGCGCCGAATGATGATTGGCAAGAACGTCCCGATATGAAATACACAAAACGTTTGCGCGCATCTATTGTCGCCCGCGCACGTTTTATCGAAGATTTGATTATTGAAGAAAGTAAACAAATTTATCAGTATGTCATTCTTGGTGCGGGTTTGGACACCTTCGCGCAACGCAGAAAAGAGATTGCTTCACAACTTGAAATATTTGAAATTGACCAACCCGATACATTGACCTGGAAACAGCAACGATTAACAGAACTTGGTTTTGATGTTCCGAAAAATTTACATTTTGTTCCCGTTGATTTTGAAAAAGAAAATTGGTACGACCGGTTATTGAAAGCAGGATTTGACAAGAACAAACCGGCTGTTATCGCGTGTACCGGCGTAACTTTATATCTTACAAAAGAAGCGATACTGGAAACTTTAAAACGAATTGCAACGCTTGCTTCGGGTTCTACATTGGCGATGAGTTTTTATTTGCCGATGAATTTATTGGACGAAGAAGACAAACCGATGCAGGAAATTGCGGAGAAAGGCGCACGTGAAGCAGGCACGCCGATGCTCAGTTTTTTTACACCCGAAGAAATCCTGAAACTCGCTGATGATGCGGGTTTCAAAGAAGCAAAAACAATTTCTACAAAAGATATGGAACAACTTTATTTCGCCAACAGAACAGATGATTTTTTACCCGCAAGCGGTGAAGTATTTTTGGTAGCGAAAATATGA
- the hypB gene encoding hydrogenase nickel incorporation protein HypB, protein MQPKSNQAPVGSIQDEHLSLHLLKANDFVAKAIRDKLAPYNILVVNLCSSPGSGKTTLLQETGKRLKDKLKMGVLVGDPETERDAVRIKEAGVDALQIVTGGMCHIEAQMILQALDHFDYEDLDVLFIENVGNLVCPAAFDLGEDFRVTLISSTEGDDKPKKYPRMFLTSELMLVSKADLLPYVPFSVDAVTQDARDINPNLEVISISSLNGEGLDKWCDWLLTKVKEKKESVTVE, encoded by the coding sequence ATGCAACCCAAAAGTAATCAAGCCCCAGTAGGCTCCATTCAGGACGAACATTTGTCCTTGCATTTGTTGAAAGCAAATGATTTTGTAGCGAAAGCTATTCGCGACAAACTCGCGCCGTACAACATCTTAGTCGTGAATTTATGTTCATCGCCGGGCAGCGGCAAAACCACGCTGTTGCAGGAAACGGGCAAACGTTTGAAAGATAAATTGAAAATGGGCGTACTCGTAGGCGACCCGGAAACGGAGCGCGACGCCGTGCGCATCAAGGAAGCCGGCGTGGATGCGCTGCAAATTGTTACGGGCGGAATGTGCCACATTGAAGCGCAGATGATTTTGCAGGCGTTAGACCATTTCGATTACGAAGATTTGGACGTGTTGTTCATCGAAAACGTGGGCAATTTGGTTTGCCCGGCGGCGTTTGATTTGGGCGAAGATTTTCGTGTTACTTTAATCTCCAGCACCGAAGGCGACGACAAGCCGAAGAAATATCCGCGTATGTTTTTAACCAGCGAATTGATGCTCGTGAGCAAAGCGGATTTGTTGCCTTACGTGCCTTTCAGCGTAGATGCCGTTACGCAGGATGCGCGCGACATTAACCCGAATCTGGAAGTAATTTCTATCAGCAGTTTGAACGGCGAAGGCTTGGATAAATGGTGCGACTGGCTGTTGACAAAAGTGAAAGAGAAGAAAGAAAGTGTTACGGTTGAATAA
- a CDS encoding hydrogenase maturation nickel metallochaperone HypA/HybF — MHEISLVRNIFNTLEEEFPDRMNDVRGIYLTVGLLSNVQPLLMQSAFDAVLQDQPKYAKTSLHVEVLPIKVKCDLCGTESEVEQYKFICKNCGRPSSNVIQGEEMLITKVELEN; from the coding sequence ATGCACGAAATTTCATTAGTACGCAATATTTTCAACACGCTTGAAGAAGAATTTCCCGACAGAATGAACGACGTGCGCGGCATTTATTTGACAGTCGGTTTGTTGAGCAATGTGCAACCGCTCTTGATGCAAAGCGCATTTGACGCGGTATTGCAAGACCAACCGAAATATGCAAAAACGAGCCTGCACGTTGAAGTGCTTCCGATAAAAGTGAAGTGCGATTTATGCGGCACAGAAAGCGAAGTGGAACAGTATAAATTCATCTGCAAGAATTGCGGACGACCCAGCAGCAACGTAATTCAAGGCGAAGAAATGCTGATAACAAAAGTGGAACTCGAAAATTAA
- a CDS encoding KilA-N domain-containing protein, whose amino-acid sequence MAKNKKIEVQGKIITVLFDKEQEYISLTDMLKAKDGDFFISDWLRNRNTVEYLGIWESVYNPNFNYGGFAIIKSQAGLNNYKLSVKEWVEKTNAIGLKATAGKYGGTYAHPDIAFEFGMWISPQFKIYLIKEFQRLKEDENNRLQLEWNLQRTLAKVNYHIHTDAIKENLIPKEITKQQAAFVYANEADLLNVALFGLTAKEWRDKNSHKSGNIRDYATLEQLVVLSNMESINALLIQQNLSQSERLIQLNKVAITQMKSLVENNTIKKLK is encoded by the coding sequence GTGGCAAAAAATAAAAAGATAGAAGTACAAGGGAAAATAATAACAGTACTCTTTGATAAAGAGCAAGAGTACATTTCTCTCACCGATATGCTTAAAGCTAAAGATGGCGATTTTTTTATTTCGGATTGGCTGCGCAATAGAAACACAGTTGAGTATCTCGGCATTTGGGAATCTGTTTATAATCCAAATTTTAATTATGGCGGATTTGCCATAATTAAAAGTCAGGCGGGATTAAATAATTACAAACTCAGCGTAAAAGAATGGGTTGAAAAAACCAATGCAATCGGGCTTAAAGCAACGGCAGGTAAATATGGTGGAACGTATGCGCATCCTGACATTGCTTTTGAATTTGGTATGTGGATTAGCCCGCAATTCAAAATTTATCTCATCAAAGAATTTCAACGCCTTAAAGAAGATGAAAACAATCGCCTGCAACTTGAATGGAATTTGCAACGCACTTTAGCCAAAGTAAATTATCATATTCACACCGACGCCATCAAAGAAAATCTGATACCGAAAGAAATTACAAAACAACAAGCAGCGTTTGTTTATGCCAATGAAGCCGACTTGCTGAACGTGGCGCTTTTCGGATTGACGGCAAAAGAATGGCGCGATAAAAACTCGCACAAAAGCGGAAACATCAGGGATTACGCCACTTTGGAGCAGTTGGTTGTATTGAGCAATATGGAAAGCATCAACGCATTGCTCATCCAACAAAATCTTTCGCAAAGCGAACGGTTGATACAACTCAACAAAGTTGCTATTACACAAATGAAATCTTTAGTCGAAAACAATACGATAAAAAAATTAAAATGA
- a CDS encoding hydrogenase maturation protease, translated as MQQNLSNIEQESNTAIQQKIAIMGFGNPCRSDDAVGVYVIDELRKQIGEQENISLFDMGTGAFEVLFKLKGHNKIIIVDAVVNTGEPAGTLYKVPASELEAAIVDDPMVFLHSLKWDQALSYAKKILQDEYPEDIQVYLIAVDNTKLEIELSEIVKIAGDKVVGLIKNELNIE; from the coding sequence ATGCAGCAGAACCTCTCAAATATAGAACAGGAAAGCAACACAGCCATTCAGCAAAAAATTGCGATAATGGGTTTTGGCAATCCTTGCAGAAGCGATGATGCTGTTGGTGTTTATGTAATTGATGAACTGAGAAAACAAATCGGCGAGCAGGAAAATATCAGTCTGTTTGATATGGGAACAGGCGCGTTTGAAGTGCTGTTCAAACTAAAAGGGCACAACAAAATCATCATCGTAGATGCGGTTGTAAATACAGGCGAGCCTGCGGGAACATTGTACAAAGTTCCTGCATCGGAATTGGAAGCGGCAATTGTGGACGACCCGATGGTTTTTCTGCATAGTCTGAAATGGGACCAAGCATTGAGCTACGCGAAAAAAATTTTGCAGGACGAATATCCCGAAGACATACAAGTGTATTTAATCGCGGTAGATAATACAAAACTGGAAATTGAATTGAGCGAGATTGTAAAAATAGCAGGCGATAAAGTTGTTGGCTTGATTAAAAACGAATTAAACATTGAATAG